A single region of the Brienomyrus brachyistius isolate T26 chromosome 10, BBRACH_0.4, whole genome shotgun sequence genome encodes:
- the LOC125750345 gene encoding mitogen-activated protein kinase kinase kinase 11 yields MEPLKNIFVRRPLSHWKGLEQSEQGSFTNPVWTALFDYEAAGKDELTLRKGDLVEVLSLDSEVSGDEGWWAGKVNNKVGIFPSNYVSLKPNTYGKRAGPAVVGELSPAVVGHFEPEDVDFSELCLEEVIGVGGFGKVYRGTWRGDLVAVKAARQDPDEDISVTAQNVRQEARLFAMLTHPNIITLKGVCLQEPNLCLIMEYASGGPLSRALAGRRIPPHVLVNWAVQIARGMLYLHSETIVPVIHRDLKSNNILLAEPIENECVESKTLKITDFGLAREWHKTTKMSTAGTYAWMAPEVIKTSTFSKGSDVWSYGVLLWELLTGEVPYRGIDGLAVAYGVAVNKLTLPIPSTCPEPFAQLMAECWDQDPHHRPNFASILSQLTALEQQVMDEMPQESFHSLQEDWKLEIQDMFDELRSKEKELRCREDELQRAALEQKSHEEFLRQREQQLARWEQDVFERELSLLILHMNQEKPKVKKRKGTFKKHKLKGKNGEKISMPQDFIHKITVQASPGLEKRKNSQDLPSGSSPSIGPRLLLLTPSENTRVFPLSPVWSPEASAIKQASCDSWTGPQKSPQSPKNTKILRLNTPEGSLSMRAKLLEVDSNETDRSKSDFEVYRPPIPKSAPNGICPKDSPRSGLPQGDLGSEEEGTLDWGSWSGVGSPGAEHGSVGGTEKNTHRALLSLGSMLASVALGRSVAAQPRLSPRITHQPPDSEVMAQDPSVLEDLITFSHSGPLNLPLPCLDPAPAEAQNPAQALMPPLRACVPWDQSSDLSREAPSSLHSSQLVLDLPLCLDSLASDEQMPPPPALFPDPRLWSPKSRRLEVSVIPRPRPSPVRPRIDPWSFVSAGGAGGGEESAKPEGLPAHVLSCQFSTTNPFTNCDPFPTTDCDPFAREADSFIAPTAARSLFDPFSVPCTATSRSAPCPTNGSPSLSGLRVLPPCPPDSPFIDLAWLGPRTPLNCIAKDSCQSRPLLPEIRPWKSPTLGNDRF; encoded by the exons ATGGAGCCGCTGAAGAACATTTTTGTCCGGCGCCCACTGTCACACTGGAAAGGTTTGGAGCAGTCTGAGCAGGGCAGCTTCACCAACCCAGTGTGGACAGCCCTATTTGACTATGAGGCCGCCGGCAAGGATGAGCTGACGCTGCGTAAGGGCGACCTGGTGGAGGTGCTGTCTCTGGACTCTGAGGTCTCGGGGGATGAGGGGTGGTGGGCAGGCAAGGTGAACAATAAAGTGGGCATATTTCCATCCAATTACGTGTCACTGAAGCCGAACACGTATGGGAAACGGGCCGGACCCGCTGTGGTGGGAGAGCTAAGCCCGGCCGTGGTGGGCCATTTTGAGCCGGAGGACGTCGATTTCAGTGAGCTGTGCTTGGAGGAGGTGATCGGGGTGGGCGGCTTCGGCAAAGTGTACCGCGGCACCTGGAGAGGTGACCTAGTGGCAGTGAAGGCAGCCCGCCAGGACCCGGACGAGGACATCAGCGTCACGGCCCAGAACGTGCGACAAGAGGCCCGGCTCTTCGCCATGCTCACCCACCCCAACATCATTACCCTAAAGGGGGTGTGTTTGCAGGAGCCCAACCTGTGCCTCATCATGGAGTATGCTTCTGGTGGCCCCCTGAGCCGGGCCCTGGCCGGCCGACGCATCCCCCCACACGTGCTGGTGAACTGGGCCGTACAGATCGCCCGGGGGATGCTCTACCTGCACAGCGAGACCATCGTGCCGGTGATCCACCGTGACCTCAAGTCCAACAACA TACTCCTGGCTGAGCCCATCGAGAATGAATGCGTAGAGAGTAAGACCCTGAAGATCACAGACTTTGGGCTGGCACGCGAGTGGCACAAAACCACCAAAATGAGCACAGCAGGCACCTACGCATGGATGGCACCGGAGGTGATCAAGACGTCCACCTTCTCCAAAGGCAGTGATGTGTGGAG CTACGGCGTGCTGCTGTGGGAGCTGCTGACGGGTGAGGTGCCATACCGTGGTATTGATGGCCTGGCGGTGGCCTACGGTGTGGCCGTTAACAAGCTGACACTGCCTATCCCGTCCACCTGCCCAGAGCCCTTCGCCCAGCTCATGGCCG AGTGCTGGGACCAGGACCCCCACCACCGGCCCAACTTCGCCTCCATCCTCTCGCAGCTCACTGCCCTGGAGCAGCAGGTCATGGACGAGATGCCGCAGGAGTCTTTCCACTCACTACAGGAGGACTGGAAGCTGGAGATTCAGGACATGTTCGACGAGTTGCGTTCCAAGGAGAAG GAGCTGCGCTGCCGAGAGGATGAGCTGCAGCGCGCAGCCCTGGAGCAGAAGTCGCACGAGGAGTTCCTGCGTCAGCGGGAGCAGCAGCTGGCGCGCTGGGAGCAGGACGTGTTCGAGCGCGAGCTCAGCCTGCTGATCCTGCACATGAACCAGGAGAAGCCCAAAGTGAAGAAGCGCAAGGGAACCTTCAAGAAGCACAAGCTCAAGGGCAAGAATGGCGAGAAGATCAGCATGCCGCAGG acttcattcaCAAGATCACGGTCCAGGCATCCCCAGGTTTGGAGAAGAGGAAGAACTCCCAGGACCTCCCTTCAGGCTCCTCCCCTTCCATTGGGCCCCGCCTTCTTCTGC TCACTCCCAGTGAAAACACCAGGGTCTTTCCCCTGAGCCCTGTATGGTCCCCAGAGGCCTCAGCTATCAAGCAGGCCAGCTGTGACAGCTGGACAGGCCCCCAGAAGAGCCCCCAGAGTCCCAAGAACACCAAGATTTTACGCCTTAATACACCTGAGGGCAG TCTCTCCATGAGAGCTAAGCTTCTGGAGGTGGACAGCAATGAAACTGACCGCTCGAAATCCGACTTCGAGGTGTACAGACCTCCCATCCCGAAGTCTGCCCCCAATG GCATCTGTCCCAAAGATTCTCCTAGGAGTGGTCTACCTCAGGGGGATTTGGGTAGTGAGGAGGAGGGGACCCTAGACTGGGGCTCTTGGTCTGGGGTTGGTTCCCCTGGAGCAGAACACGGCTCAGTGGGCGGTACTGAGAAAAACACCCACAGGGCCCTGCTGAGCTTGGGCTCCATGCTGGCCTCTGTGGCCTTGGGCCGCTCTGTTGCAGCCCAGCCCAGATTATCCCCCAGGATCACCCACCAGCCCCCAGATTCAGAAGTGATGGCCCAGGACCCATCTGTGCTGGAGGACCTCATCACATTCTCCCACTCGGGCCCCCTGAACCTGCCCCTACCCTGCCTGGATCCAGCCCCAGCCGAAGCCCAAAACCCAGCCCAGGCCCTCATGCCCCCCCTTCGTGCCTGTGTCCCGTGGGATCAAAGCTCGGACCTCAGCAGAGAAGCCCCATCCAGCCTGCATTCCTCTCAACTCG TGCTGGACCTGCCCCTGTGTCTGGACAGCTTGGCTTCTGACGAGCAGATGCCCCCACCTCCTGCCTTGTTCCCTGACCCTCGACTGTGGAGCCCCAAGAGTCGCCGGCTGGAGGTGAGCGTCATTCCGCGGCCGAGGCCCTCTCCCGTTCGTCCCCGCATCGATCCTTGGAGCTTTGTGTCTGCTGGGGGAGCAGGAGGAGGTGAGGAATCAGCCAAGCCTGAAGGACTTCCGGCTCACGTACTGAGCTGCCAGTTTTCCACCACAAATCCCTTCACAAACTGTGACCCCTTCCCTACCACAGACTGTGACCCCTTCGCTCGGGAAGCTGATTCTTTCATCGCCCCCACAGCAGCTCGCTCTCTGTTTGACCCTTTTTCTGTCCCCTGTACTGCTACCTCTCGCTCTGCCCCCTGCCCCACCAATGGCAGCCCCTCTCTGTCGGGCTTAAGGGTGCTCCCCCCGTGTCCGCCAGACTCACCCTTCATTGACCTGGCATGGCTGGGGCCCAGGACACCCCTGAACTGCATCGCCAAAGATTCATGCCAGAGCAGACCTCTGCTGCCGGAAATCCGGCCCTGGAAGTCACCGACACTGGGAAACGACCGGTTCTGA